One segment of Solanum lycopersicum chromosome 1, SLM_r2.1 DNA contains the following:
- the LOC101258407 gene encoding protein DETOXIFICATION 55 isoform X2 — MAAEQTQKHPTLPEVKEELKKIIDRGFPILAMGLATYLKNMILVMCMGRLGSLELAGGALAIGFTNITGYSVLSGLALGMEPLSSQAFGSRNLTLVSLALQRTIFMLLTASIPIAFLWFNFESLMLKLHQDSQIIHVASVFCRFAVPDLIANSFLHPLRIYLRCKENVKLLPSISVGEQWIMLLQLAIPSCLAVCLEWWWYEFMTVLAGYLDRPEVPLAASAIVIQTTSLMYTLPSALSASVSSRVGNELGAGRPAKARLATGIAIGLAFLTSTFGFILTTIGREAWGRVFTKDREVLELTATVLPIIGLCELANCPQTTCCGVLRGSARPGVGAGINFYSFYLMGTPVAIILAFVWKLGFLGLCYGLLAAQVACVISMLIVTYSTDWEGASLKAKQLVGRTNELPYEDQLVKIEEGNGFLKRFSF, encoded by the exons ATGGCAGCAGAACAGACCCAAAAGCACCCGACATTACCAGAG GTCAAGGAGgaattgaagaaaataattgacAGAGGTTTTCCTATTCTTGCTATGGGCTTGGCGACCTATTTGAAAAACATGATTTTAGTTATGTGCATGGGAAGGCTGGGAAGCTTGGAGCTGGCAGGGGGTGCACTGGCCATTGGCTTCACCAATATTACTGGTTACTCCGTATTGTCTGGCCTAGCCTTGGGGATGGAACCACTTTCTAGCCAGGCTTTTGGATCAAGAAACTTGACTTTAGTGTCTCTTGCCCTCCAAAGGACAATCTTTATGTTATTAACTGCATCTATACCTATTGCTTTTTTATGGTTTAATTTTGAGTCTCTCATGCTTAAGCTACACCAAGACTCACAAATAATACATGTAGCAAGTGTATTTTGCAGATTTGCTGTCCCGGATCTTATTGCTAACAGCTTTCTTCACCCTTTACGCATCTACTTACGGTGTAAAG AAAATGTAAAACTTCTTCCTTCCATTTCTGTGGGAGAGCAATGGATAATGCTTCTTCAACTTGCTATACCTAGCTGTTTAGCAGTTTGCTTAGAGTGGTGGTGGTATGAATTCATGACAGTTCTAGCCGGCTACCTTGACAGACCTGAAGTTCCACTTGCTGCATCTGCTATCGTAATACAAACCACATCCCTCATGTACACATTGCCATCGGCCCTAAGTGCTTCAGTCTCAAGTAGGGTAGGGAATGAACTTGGAGCGGGACGACCAGCTAAGGCCCGCTTGGCAACAGGGATAGCCATAGGgctggcatttttgacttcaaCATTTGGATTCATACTGACCACCATAGGGAGAGAAGCATGGGGAAGAGTCTTTACAAAAGATAGAGAAGTTCTGGAGCTAACAGCGACCGTTCTTCCCATTATTGGACTTTGTGAACTTGCTAATTGTCCACAAACAACATGTTGTGGGGTTCTTCGGGGGAGTGCTAGGCCCGGTGTTGGTGCAGGTATTAACTTTTACTCATTCTATTTGATGGGAACACCAGTGGCCATTATATTGGCCTTCGTGTGGAAGCTAGGATTTTTGGGCCTTTGTTATGGGCTTCTAGCAGCTCAAGTGGCATGTGTAATCTCAATGTTAATAGTCACTTATAGTACTGATTGGGAAGGAGCATCCTTGAAGGCAAAACAACTAGTGGGAAGAACTAATGAACTCCCATATGAAGATCAACTGGTAAAAATTGAGGAGGGTAATGGATTTCTCAAACGATTTAGCTTCTGA
- the LOC101258407 gene encoding protein DETOXIFICATION 55 isoform X1, giving the protein MAAEQTQKHPTLPEVKEELKKIIDRGFPILAMGLATYLKNMILVMCMGRLGSLELAGGALAIGFTNITGYSVLSGLALGMEPLSSQAFGSRNLTLVSLALQRTIFMLLTASIPIAFLWFNFESLMLKLHQDSQIIHVASVFCRFAVPDLIANSFLHPLRIYLRCKGTTWPLLWCTSLATMLHFPITVYLTFTLCLGIQGIAISTFVSNFVTLFFLLGYIFFTYDQDGSPSKPLAENVKLLPSISVGEQWIMLLQLAIPSCLAVCLEWWWYEFMTVLAGYLDRPEVPLAASAIVIQTTSLMYTLPSALSASVSSRVGNELGAGRPAKARLATGIAIGLAFLTSTFGFILTTIGREAWGRVFTKDREVLELTATVLPIIGLCELANCPQTTCCGVLRGSARPGVGAGINFYSFYLMGTPVAIILAFVWKLGFLGLCYGLLAAQVACVISMLIVTYSTDWEGASLKAKQLVGRTNELPYEDQLVKIEEGNGFLKRFSF; this is encoded by the exons ATGGCAGCAGAACAGACCCAAAAGCACCCGACATTACCAGAG GTCAAGGAGgaattgaagaaaataattgacAGAGGTTTTCCTATTCTTGCTATGGGCTTGGCGACCTATTTGAAAAACATGATTTTAGTTATGTGCATGGGAAGGCTGGGAAGCTTGGAGCTGGCAGGGGGTGCACTGGCCATTGGCTTCACCAATATTACTGGTTACTCCGTATTGTCTGGCCTAGCCTTGGGGATGGAACCACTTTCTAGCCAGGCTTTTGGATCAAGAAACTTGACTTTAGTGTCTCTTGCCCTCCAAAGGACAATCTTTATGTTATTAACTGCATCTATACCTATTGCTTTTTTATGGTTTAATTTTGAGTCTCTCATGCTTAAGCTACACCAAGACTCACAAATAATACATGTAGCAAGTGTATTTTGCAGATTTGCTGTCCCGGATCTTATTGCTAACAGCTTTCTTCACCCTTTACGCATCTACTTACGGTGTAAAGGTACAACATGGCCTCTATTATGGTGTACTTCACTTGCAACAATGCTGCATTTCCCTATCACAGTTTACCTGACTTTTACTCTCTGTCTTGGTATCCAAGGAATTGCAATTTCAACCTTTGTCTCCAACTTTGTCACCTTATTCTTCCTTTTAGGCTATATATTCTTTACTTATGACCAAGACGGATCTCCGTCAAAACCCCTTGCAGAAAATGTAAAACTTCTTCCTTCCATTTCTGTGGGAGAGCAATGGATAATGCTTCTTCAACTTGCTATACCTAGCTGTTTAGCAGTTTGCTTAGAGTGGTGGTGGTATGAATTCATGACAGTTCTAGCCGGCTACCTTGACAGACCTGAAGTTCCACTTGCTGCATCTGCTATCGTAATACAAACCACATCCCTCATGTACACATTGCCATCGGCCCTAAGTGCTTCAGTCTCAAGTAGGGTAGGGAATGAACTTGGAGCGGGACGACCAGCTAAGGCCCGCTTGGCAACAGGGATAGCCATAGGgctggcatttttgacttcaaCATTTGGATTCATACTGACCACCATAGGGAGAGAAGCATGGGGAAGAGTCTTTACAAAAGATAGAGAAGTTCTGGAGCTAACAGCGACCGTTCTTCCCATTATTGGACTTTGTGAACTTGCTAATTGTCCACAAACAACATGTTGTGGGGTTCTTCGGGGGAGTGCTAGGCCCGGTGTTGGTGCAGGTATTAACTTTTACTCATTCTATTTGATGGGAACACCAGTGGCCATTATATTGGCCTTCGTGTGGAAGCTAGGATTTTTGGGCCTTTGTTATGGGCTTCTAGCAGCTCAAGTGGCATGTGTAATCTCAATGTTAATAGTCACTTATAGTACTGATTGGGAAGGAGCATCCTTGAAGGCAAAACAACTAGTGGGAAGAACTAATGAACTCCCATATGAAGATCAACTGGTAAAAATTGAGGAGGGTAATGGATTTCTCAAACGATTTAGCTTCTGA